From Haloarcula hispanica ATCC 33960, the proteins below share one genomic window:
- a CDS encoding PGF-CTERM sorting domain-containing protein, with the protein MYKTTNGKRTVICAITVLLVLAAPLSVTSAAATPVDEGQTTAVTENVDVWERSLLPLRTSSTGPTAIAAPETYINIESAQTGDVPLNREEYTIHETGESVDLRFESTTGAGTTGLAGDEAQLLAVRLSENPSSAGFSEGSVRTDLASIFTNDSNANSVELLDDGDGVGSIDDNGALETSYTPDSGGAYGFVLVTVDDGQGMSVSDNNVSVDGNVTVVGVEQTLVQESPSTVDATSDDITAGDNVSLDIETELEDDSVTHAVLLLDEDELQQRTSTVRVTGEIDENFSEDQVTVENSFDGVNGVSSADDDATLTGEDSTAAGAMPSAGLIGLFGFVLSEASPDSTGDDVMHASSTTVSGASDTTVDVETLDSWPNGTYTYVHVAVGEDSNDINSATGTVTLSQSNETDSGDDDDDSDDGSDGNNGGGDDGSDGNNGDGDNDNNDNDDNNNGSDDSDSGDSDDDSGNDDSDTEGTEEDTEDEATTDTDDTETVETEDGEVPTEAATTAGGGAQQPDETDTTGTEGSVETTSSSGPGFTVLVAVLALLGAGFLARRD; encoded by the coding sequence ATGTATAAAACAACAAACGGAAAACGCACTGTAATTTGTGCGATCACAGTGCTGCTGGTGTTAGCCGCCCCCCTGTCGGTAACGTCGGCGGCGGCAACGCCAGTCGATGAAGGGCAAACGACAGCGGTGACGGAAAACGTGGATGTCTGGGAACGGTCGCTGCTCCCGCTTCGGACGTCCTCCACCGGCCCAACGGCGATAGCAGCCCCGGAGACGTACATCAACATCGAGTCTGCCCAGACAGGTGACGTCCCTCTCAACAGGGAGGAGTACACGATTCACGAGACGGGCGAATCAGTAGACCTTCGGTTCGAATCAACGACCGGGGCTGGAACGACGGGACTTGCTGGTGACGAGGCGCAACTGCTCGCTGTCAGACTCTCCGAAAACCCATCTTCGGCCGGGTTTAGTGAGGGAAGCGTCAGAACCGATCTGGCCAGTATCTTTACGAACGACTCCAACGCCAACTCGGTCGAACTGCTAGACGACGGAGACGGTGTCGGTTCGATAGATGACAACGGTGCGCTCGAAACCTCGTACACGCCTGACTCGGGCGGTGCCTACGGCTTCGTCCTGGTCACTGTCGATGACGGACAGGGCATGTCCGTTTCGGACAACAATGTCTCGGTCGATGGGAACGTGACCGTCGTCGGCGTCGAACAGACGCTGGTTCAGGAAAGCCCGTCGACGGTCGATGCGACCTCCGACGATATCACCGCTGGCGATAACGTCTCGCTCGATATCGAGACCGAACTGGAGGACGACTCTGTCACGCACGCTGTGTTGCTACTCGACGAGGACGAACTCCAACAGCGGACGAGCACCGTCCGTGTGACCGGCGAAATCGATGAGAATTTCTCGGAAGACCAAGTCACGGTCGAGAACTCCTTCGACGGCGTCAACGGCGTCTCGTCGGCCGACGATGACGCTACCCTCACCGGTGAGGACTCGACGGCAGCAGGAGCGATGCCGTCAGCGGGACTGATCGGGCTGTTCGGGTTCGTTCTCTCCGAAGCATCGCCGGATTCGACCGGTGATGACGTGATGCACGCCTCGTCGACGACGGTCTCCGGTGCCTCCGATACCACCGTCGACGTCGAAACACTCGACTCCTGGCCAAACGGGACGTACACGTATGTTCACGTCGCTGTTGGCGAAGACTCAAACGATATCAACTCCGCGACCGGGACAGTCACGCTATCACAGTCGAACGAAACCGATTCCGGCGACGATGATGACGATAGCGACGACGGGAGTGATGGCAACAACGGCGGCGGCGACGACGGGAGTGATGGCAACAACGGTGACGGCGACAACGACAACAACGACAACGACGACAACAATAACGGGAGCGATGACAGCGATAGCGGAGATAGCGATGACGATAGTGGGAACGACGACTCCGATACCGAGGGGACTGAAGAAGACACTGAGGACGAAGCTACGACCGACACCGACGACACTGAGACAGTCGAGACTGAAGACGGAGAGGTGCCAACGGAAGCAGCCACGACCGCAGGTGGTGGGGCACAGCAACCTGATGAGACAGACACAACCGGAACGGAGGGCTCGGTCGAGACCACGAGTTCGAGCGGCCCCGGTTTCACCGTCCTCGTCGCGGTGCTAGCATTGCTAGGCGCTGGATTCCTGGCACGTCGGGACTGA